The Bombus fervidus isolate BK054 chromosome 8, iyBomFerv1, whole genome shotgun sequence genome window below encodes:
- the LOC139990172 gene encoding coronin-2B isoform X1 — MGYNIANWEMIRTREELVEKLGLDAADDTHTLLNNMVDVRACYKPNGKSWFRGVRSSKFRHVYGVPAKREKCYDNIKITKNAHDSQFCAVNPKFLAIVTEVAGGGAFLVLPLDRTGRLDFNASRVTGHTGPVLDIKWNPFNDNIIASCSDDCTIKLWHIPDGGISRNLTEWLVELQGHKRRVAYIEWHPVAENVLFSAGFDHLVIVWDINKGEAVNVIDRHPDVIYSISLNRDGSLLATTCKDKKLRVFEPRSGIVVSEGVCHAGTKASKVVFLGSSGRLLTTGFSRHSDRQYAIWSQHDLNVPLICETIDSSSGVVFPYYDNDTNMVYLAGKGDGNIRYYEVVNEAPWMHYLSQFISGNPQRGLGIMPKRGVNTAICEVFRFYKLHATRGMCEPISMIVPRKSDQFQEDLYPDTVGTCPALSARDWISGMNNPPILISLKTGGSITTHKPRVYKPPQLPPTTDLNNKKKFAFLSTETVPDYRPIEFHDMSEKSQKTSSNQSTKFQQLQQKFGNVVLQKNIISAPLNDNKVLENVDIPNNEAELRLAFARQTDELRLVRRQLANSQLRVKELEEQIRKLQRQ, encoded by the exons ATGGGATATAATATCGCGAATTGGGAAATGATACGCACGAGGGAGGAATTGGTGGAGAAATTGGGCCTGGACGCCGCGGATGACACTCATACATTATTGAACAATATGGTAGACGTCAGAGCGTGCTACAAGCCAAACGGAAAA TCGTGGTTCCGTGGCGTTCGAAGCAGCAAATTTCGCCACGTGTACGGCGTACCAGCAAAACGGGAGAAATGCTACGACAATATCAAGATCACGAAGAACGCCCACGACTCGCAATTCTGCGCAGTGAATCCCAAGTTCCTGGCCATCGTAACGGAAGTGGCTGGCGGCGGAGCATTTCTAGTTTTGCCGCTCGATCGC aCTGGTAGGCTGGATTTTAACGCTAGTAGAGTGACTGGACACACTGGACCGGTTCTGGACATCAAGTGGAATCCGTTTAACGATAACATCATCGCTTCCTGTTCCGACGACTGCACT ATAAAACTGTGGCACATTCCTGACGGTGGTATATCACGAAATCTGACCGAGTGGCTAGTTGAGTTGCAAGGGCACAAACGTCGTGTCGCGTACATAGAATGGCATCCTGTTGCTGAGAACGTGCTTTTCAGCGCCGGCTTCGATCACCTTGTTATCGTATGGGACATAAATAAAGGAGAGGCTGTCAATGTCATCGATAGGCATCCTGACGTCatttatagtatatcgttGAATCGTGACGGCAGCTTGCTGGCGACAACGTGCAAGGATAAAAAATTGAGGGTTTTCGAGCCAAGATCTGGCATCGTAGTTTCT GAAGGAGTCTGCCATGCCGGAACAAAAGCTAGCAAAGTGGTTTTCCTTGGTAGCTCTGGACGTCTTCTTACGACTGGCTTCAGTCGTCACTCCGACAGACAGTATGCCATTTGGAGTCAGCATGATTTGAACGTACCATTGATATGTGAAACTATTGATTCCTCCAGTGGAGTAGTATTTCCATATTATGATAATGACACCAATATGGTGTATCTGGCGGGAAAG GGTGATGGTAATATTCGATACTATGAAGTAGTAAACGAGGCACCCTGGATGCATTACCTCAGTCAATTCATCTCTGGAAATCCCCAAAGAGGATTAGGTATAATGCCAAAGAGGGGCGTAAACACAGCCATCTGCGAAGTatttagattttataaattgcacGCGACTCGAGGAATGTGCGAGCCGATATCCATGATAGTTCCTCGAAAG AGCGACCAATTTCAAGAAGATCTATATCCTGACACTGTAGGTACCTGTCCAGCTTTATCAGCCAGGGATTGGATAAGTGGCATGAATAATCCACCGATTTTAATCTCCCTGAAAACCG GTGGTAGCATTACCACGCACAAGCCACGAGTGTACAAGCCACCGCAACTTCCACCGACAACcgatttaaataataagaagaaattcGCCTTTTTGTCTACCGAGACTGTACCAGATTACAGGCCCATCGAGTTTCACGATATGTCAGAGAAAAGCCAAAAGACTTCTAGCAATCAAAGCACCAAGTTCCAACAGTTGCAACAAAAATTCGGCAATGTTGTGCTACAG aaaaatatcatttccGCGCCACTGAACGATAATAAGGTCTTGGAGAATGTAGACATTCCTAACAACGAGGCTGAATTAAGATTAGCATTTGCTCGTCAGACTGACGAGTTACGATTGGTACGAAGGCAGCTCGCGAATAGCCAGTTACGCGTGAAAGAGCTGGAAGAGCAAATTCGCAAGCTTCAGCGTcagtaa
- the LOC139990172 gene encoding coronin-2B isoform X2, translating into MTNDKQSWFRGVRSSKFRHVYGVPAKREKCYDNIKITKNAHDSQFCAVNPKFLAIVTEVAGGGAFLVLPLDRTGRLDFNASRVTGHTGPVLDIKWNPFNDNIIASCSDDCTIKLWHIPDGGISRNLTEWLVELQGHKRRVAYIEWHPVAENVLFSAGFDHLVIVWDINKGEAVNVIDRHPDVIYSISLNRDGSLLATTCKDKKLRVFEPRSGIVVSEGVCHAGTKASKVVFLGSSGRLLTTGFSRHSDRQYAIWSQHDLNVPLICETIDSSSGVVFPYYDNDTNMVYLAGKGDGNIRYYEVVNEAPWMHYLSQFISGNPQRGLGIMPKRGVNTAICEVFRFYKLHATRGMCEPISMIVPRKSDQFQEDLYPDTVGTCPALSARDWISGMNNPPILISLKTGGSITTHKPRVYKPPQLPPTTDLNNKKKFAFLSTETVPDYRPIEFHDMSEKSQKTSSNQSTKFQQLQQKFGNVVLQKNIISAPLNDNKVLENVDIPNNEAELRLAFARQTDELRLVRRQLANSQLRVKELEEQIRKLQRQ; encoded by the exons ATGACCAACGATAAACAG TCGTGGTTCCGTGGCGTTCGAAGCAGCAAATTTCGCCACGTGTACGGCGTACCAGCAAAACGGGAGAAATGCTACGACAATATCAAGATCACGAAGAACGCCCACGACTCGCAATTCTGCGCAGTGAATCCCAAGTTCCTGGCCATCGTAACGGAAGTGGCTGGCGGCGGAGCATTTCTAGTTTTGCCGCTCGATCGC aCTGGTAGGCTGGATTTTAACGCTAGTAGAGTGACTGGACACACTGGACCGGTTCTGGACATCAAGTGGAATCCGTTTAACGATAACATCATCGCTTCCTGTTCCGACGACTGCACT ATAAAACTGTGGCACATTCCTGACGGTGGTATATCACGAAATCTGACCGAGTGGCTAGTTGAGTTGCAAGGGCACAAACGTCGTGTCGCGTACATAGAATGGCATCCTGTTGCTGAGAACGTGCTTTTCAGCGCCGGCTTCGATCACCTTGTTATCGTATGGGACATAAATAAAGGAGAGGCTGTCAATGTCATCGATAGGCATCCTGACGTCatttatagtatatcgttGAATCGTGACGGCAGCTTGCTGGCGACAACGTGCAAGGATAAAAAATTGAGGGTTTTCGAGCCAAGATCTGGCATCGTAGTTTCT GAAGGAGTCTGCCATGCCGGAACAAAAGCTAGCAAAGTGGTTTTCCTTGGTAGCTCTGGACGTCTTCTTACGACTGGCTTCAGTCGTCACTCCGACAGACAGTATGCCATTTGGAGTCAGCATGATTTGAACGTACCATTGATATGTGAAACTATTGATTCCTCCAGTGGAGTAGTATTTCCATATTATGATAATGACACCAATATGGTGTATCTGGCGGGAAAG GGTGATGGTAATATTCGATACTATGAAGTAGTAAACGAGGCACCCTGGATGCATTACCTCAGTCAATTCATCTCTGGAAATCCCCAAAGAGGATTAGGTATAATGCCAAAGAGGGGCGTAAACACAGCCATCTGCGAAGTatttagattttataaattgcacGCGACTCGAGGAATGTGCGAGCCGATATCCATGATAGTTCCTCGAAAG AGCGACCAATTTCAAGAAGATCTATATCCTGACACTGTAGGTACCTGTCCAGCTTTATCAGCCAGGGATTGGATAAGTGGCATGAATAATCCACCGATTTTAATCTCCCTGAAAACCG GTGGTAGCATTACCACGCACAAGCCACGAGTGTACAAGCCACCGCAACTTCCACCGACAACcgatttaaataataagaagaaattcGCCTTTTTGTCTACCGAGACTGTACCAGATTACAGGCCCATCGAGTTTCACGATATGTCAGAGAAAAGCCAAAAGACTTCTAGCAATCAAAGCACCAAGTTCCAACAGTTGCAACAAAAATTCGGCAATGTTGTGCTACAG aaaaatatcatttccGCGCCACTGAACGATAATAAGGTCTTGGAGAATGTAGACATTCCTAACAACGAGGCTGAATTAAGATTAGCATTTGCTCGTCAGACTGACGAGTTACGATTGGTACGAAGGCAGCTCGCGAATAGCCAGTTACGCGTGAAAGAGCTGGAAGAGCAAATTCGCAAGCTTCAGCGTcagtaa
- the Bou gene encoding glycosylphosphatidylinositol anchored membrane protein boudin yields MGAIGGIRSYTFFAAFLLFVESVYSLQCYQCVSTNNTDPFQCNEFLSSDIDIKPQPCDAVYEAQYCVKHTGRFEATSLDCYQCTSEEELSCGDSNLVISTLQSTNCSHVYNAQYCIISVGRFGGGIGTKRFCSALDLGNYCDYVKQQGDKLSYRTCIFTCTGDGCNPAAILIPNIASMVPVGLLVVYELFFVR; encoded by the exons ATGGGCGCCATTGGCGGCATTAGGAGCTACACATTTTTCGCGGCATTCCTGCTTTTCGTCGAAAGTG TGTACAGTTTACAATGTTATCAATGCGTCAGTACAAACAACACCGACCCCTTCCAATGCAACGAATTTCTCTCAAGCGACATCGATATCAAACCACAGCCTTGCGATGCTGTTTACGAGGCGCAGTATTGTGTGAAGCACACTGGTCGATTCGAGG CGACCAGTCTGGATTGCTACCAGTGTACGTCGGAAGAAGAACTGAGTTGCGGAGATAGCAATTTGGTAATAAGTACCTTACAATCAACGAACTGCAGTCATGTATACAATGCACAGTACTGTATCATATCGGTCGGACGATTCGGAG GTGGAATAGGCACGAAACGATTCTGTTCAGCACTGGATCTGGGGAATTATTGCGATTACGTGAAACAACAGGGTGACAAGTTAAGTTACCGAACCTGTATCTTCACTTGTACCGGAGACGGATGCAATCCAGCGGCCATTTTGATACCAAATATCGCATCGATGGTACCAGTTGGATTATTAGTAGTTTACGAATTATTCTTCGTAAGGTAG
- the LOC139990166 gene encoding cytosolic carboxypeptidase-like protein 5 isoform X3, whose translation MANPGDSIICGGFSFYNNFDSANLAKVELVKVPETFEKDACETENKSCRSSNSEDATDYEFNLWTKHDCHGTQYQNNNRTWFYFGVKASTPGVYIKFNIINLNKQVKMFSQGMCPVFKVVPGHLHWERIRDKPTYTLDQKGSDFTLSFVYFAPENPKAITYFAFTYPFSYTDLQNYLRRVEARILKRSITSADDVYYHRECAIKSLEGRRMDLITISSFHNISTEREDRLNNMFPEKTEERPFKFWDKKVIFISARVHPGETPSSFVFNGFLNFLVNREDNIAINLRRLYVFKLIPMLNPDGVVRGHYRMDTRGINLNRVYLNPSLKDHPTIYAARNLIRYYHHTYQLPKEDEISNMCIGNGENTLTVIDSSCAIANIVRDTTTRLLQQVTLMSLDEKRKDQPEIFQECASPKTDLDDIPQGGGEGLCNKAEESNNTVELKSDKKTYTAIGIGQLPKEDSGLYLYIDLHGHASKKGVFMYGNYFDNAEDTIMCMLLPKLMSINNPNFHFTSCNFTERNMYIIDKRDGMSREGSGRVAVYKLTGLIRSYTLECNYNSGRLVNSIPSRIRDGVNKTVTHMFVPPKYTPAVFEAVGAALGPSILDLTNNNPNSRLPNSQYRSLRGVKSYLKLAYVNNVSSPNGKSLHKQKSRT comes from the exons ATGGCAAATCCAGGTGACTCTATTATATGTGGtggtttttcattttataataattttgattcaGCCAATTTAGCGAAAGTTGAACTAGTAAAAGTACCAGAGACTTTTGAAAAGG ATGCATGTGAAACAGAGAATAAATCATGTAGAAGCTCAAATTCAGAAGATGCTACAGATTATGAGTTTAACTTATGGACAAAACATGATTGTCATGGAACACAATATCAAAACAACAACAGAACATGGTTTTACTTTGGCGTTAAAGCTAGTACTCCAGgagtttatataaaattcaatataattaatttgaataaacaAGTTAAAATGTTCAGTCAAGGAATGTGTCCGGTTTTTAAAGTTGTACCTGGTCATCTGCATTGGGAAAGGATCCGGGATAAACCTACCTACact TTGGATCAAAAAGGAAGTGATTTTACATTGTCATTTGTTTACTTTGCTCCTGAAAATCCAAAAGCCATAACATATTTTGCATTCACTTATCCTTTTTCTTACACCGatctacaaaattatttaagaagaGTCGAAGCAAGAATATTAAAGAGAAGTATAACATCTGCAGATGATGTTTATTATCATAGAGAATGTGCAATAAAATCTTTAGAGGGACGGAGAATGGATCTAATAACAATAAGCTCATTTCATAACATATCAACGGAGAGAGAAGATAGACTGAATAATATGTTTCCTGAAAAAACTGAGGAAAGACCTTTTAAATTTTGGGAtaaaaaa gtaatttttattagtGCGAGAGTCCATCCAGGAGAAACACCATCTAGCTTTGTTTTTAATGGTTTCCTTAATTTTCTGGTAAATCGCGAGGATAACATTGCAATTAATCTTCGTCGTCTTTATGTGTTCAAATTGATACCAATGCTCAACCCTGATGGTGTAGTTAGAGGTCATTATCGAATGGATACTAGAGGAATAAATCTCAATAGAGTTTATCTCAATCCTTCTTTAAAAGATCATCCAACAATATATGCTGCAAGAAATTTGATAAG GTATTATCATCATACGTATCAGCTGCCAAAAGAGGACGAGATTTCAAATATGTGTATAGGAAACGGCGAAAATACGTTAACTGTTATTGATTCTTCTTgtgcaattgcaaatatagTACGCGATACAACGACGAGATTACTCCAGCAG GTAACACTTATGTCTTTAGACGAAAAGCGTAAAGATCAACCGGAAATTTTTCAGGAATGTGCATCACCAAAAACAGATTTGGATGACATACCTCAGG GTGGTGGAGAAGGCCTGTGTAATAAAGCAGAAGAAAGTAATAATACTGTAGAACTTAAATCTGATAAAAAGACTTATACAGCTATTGGTATAGGACAATTACCCAAAGAAGACTCtggattatatttatatattgatcTACATGGTCATGCTTCGAAAAAGGGTGTTTTCATGTATGGCAACTACTTTGATAACGCAGAGGACACAATAATGTGTATGCTCTTACCAAAATTGATGTCCATTAACAAtccaaattttcattttacttcGTGCAATTTTacagaaagaaatatgtatattat agaTAAGAGAGATGGTATGTCAAGGGAAGGATCGGGTCGAGTAGCTGTATATAAACTCACTGGACTGATACGTAGTTATACTCTTGAGTGTAACTATAATTCTGGACGTTTAGTAAATTCAATACCTTCAAGAATTCGTGATGGTGTGAACAAAACCGTAACACATATGTTTGTTCCACCAAAGTATACTCCAGCAGTTTTCGAAGCG GTTGGAGCAGCATTAGGTCCTTCAATTCTTGACCTAACAAATAATAATCCTAACAGTCGACTGCCAAATAGCCAATACCGTTCTTTAAGAGGTGTAAAgtcttatttaaaattagcATATGTGAACAATGTTTCCTCGCCAAACGGCAAATCTCTACATAAG CAAAAAAGCAGAACGTAG
- the LOC139990166 gene encoding cytosolic carboxypeptidase-like protein 5 isoform X2 — protein MANPGDSIICGGFSFYNNFDSANLAKVELVKVPETFEKDACETENKSCRSSNSEDATDYEFNLWTKHDCHGTQYQNNNRTWFYFGVKASTPGVYIKFNIINLNKQVKMFSQGMCPVFKVVPGHLHWERIRDKPTYTLDQKGSDFTLSFVYFAPENPKAITYFAFTYPFSYTDLQNYLRRVEARILKRSITSADDVYYHRECAIKSLEGRRMDLITISSFHNISTEREDRLNNMFPEKTEERPFKFWDKKVIFISARVHPGETPSSFVFNGFLNFLVNREDNIAINLRRLYVFKLIPMLNPDGVVRGHYRMDTRGINLNRVYLNPSLKDHPTIYAARNLIRYYHHTYQLPKEDEISNMCIGNGENTLTVIDSSCAIANIVRDTTTRLLQQVTLMSLDEKRKDQPEIFQECASPKTDLDDIPQGGGEGLCNKAEESNNTVELKSDKKTYTAIGIGQLPKEDSGLYLYIDLHGHASKKGVFMYGNYFDNAEDTIMCMLLPKLMSINNPNFHFTSCNFTERNMYIIDKRDGMSREGSGRVAVYKLTGLIRSYTLECNYNSGRLVNSIPSRIRDGVNKTVTHMFVPPKYTPAVFEAVGAALGPSILDLTNNNPNSRLPNSQYRSLRGVKSYLKLAYVNNVSSPNGKSLHKTIFDALCFW, from the exons ATGGCAAATCCAGGTGACTCTATTATATGTGGtggtttttcattttataataattttgattcaGCCAATTTAGCGAAAGTTGAACTAGTAAAAGTACCAGAGACTTTTGAAAAGG ATGCATGTGAAACAGAGAATAAATCATGTAGAAGCTCAAATTCAGAAGATGCTACAGATTATGAGTTTAACTTATGGACAAAACATGATTGTCATGGAACACAATATCAAAACAACAACAGAACATGGTTTTACTTTGGCGTTAAAGCTAGTACTCCAGgagtttatataaaattcaatataattaatttgaataaacaAGTTAAAATGTTCAGTCAAGGAATGTGTCCGGTTTTTAAAGTTGTACCTGGTCATCTGCATTGGGAAAGGATCCGGGATAAACCTACCTACact TTGGATCAAAAAGGAAGTGATTTTACATTGTCATTTGTTTACTTTGCTCCTGAAAATCCAAAAGCCATAACATATTTTGCATTCACTTATCCTTTTTCTTACACCGatctacaaaattatttaagaagaGTCGAAGCAAGAATATTAAAGAGAAGTATAACATCTGCAGATGATGTTTATTATCATAGAGAATGTGCAATAAAATCTTTAGAGGGACGGAGAATGGATCTAATAACAATAAGCTCATTTCATAACATATCAACGGAGAGAGAAGATAGACTGAATAATATGTTTCCTGAAAAAACTGAGGAAAGACCTTTTAAATTTTGGGAtaaaaaa gtaatttttattagtGCGAGAGTCCATCCAGGAGAAACACCATCTAGCTTTGTTTTTAATGGTTTCCTTAATTTTCTGGTAAATCGCGAGGATAACATTGCAATTAATCTTCGTCGTCTTTATGTGTTCAAATTGATACCAATGCTCAACCCTGATGGTGTAGTTAGAGGTCATTATCGAATGGATACTAGAGGAATAAATCTCAATAGAGTTTATCTCAATCCTTCTTTAAAAGATCATCCAACAATATATGCTGCAAGAAATTTGATAAG GTATTATCATCATACGTATCAGCTGCCAAAAGAGGACGAGATTTCAAATATGTGTATAGGAAACGGCGAAAATACGTTAACTGTTATTGATTCTTCTTgtgcaattgcaaatatagTACGCGATACAACGACGAGATTACTCCAGCAG GTAACACTTATGTCTTTAGACGAAAAGCGTAAAGATCAACCGGAAATTTTTCAGGAATGTGCATCACCAAAAACAGATTTGGATGACATACCTCAGG GTGGTGGAGAAGGCCTGTGTAATAAAGCAGAAGAAAGTAATAATACTGTAGAACTTAAATCTGATAAAAAGACTTATACAGCTATTGGTATAGGACAATTACCCAAAGAAGACTCtggattatatttatatattgatcTACATGGTCATGCTTCGAAAAAGGGTGTTTTCATGTATGGCAACTACTTTGATAACGCAGAGGACACAATAATGTGTATGCTCTTACCAAAATTGATGTCCATTAACAAtccaaattttcattttacttcGTGCAATTTTacagaaagaaatatgtatattat agaTAAGAGAGATGGTATGTCAAGGGAAGGATCGGGTCGAGTAGCTGTATATAAACTCACTGGACTGATACGTAGTTATACTCTTGAGTGTAACTATAATTCTGGACGTTTAGTAAATTCAATACCTTCAAGAATTCGTGATGGTGTGAACAAAACCGTAACACATATGTTTGTTCCACCAAAGTATACTCCAGCAGTTTTCGAAGCG GTTGGAGCAGCATTAGGTCCTTCAATTCTTGACCTAACAAATAATAATCCTAACAGTCGACTGCCAAATAGCCAATACCGTTCTTTAAGAGGTGTAAAgtcttatttaaaattagcATATGTGAACAATGTTTCCTCGCCAAACGGCAAATCTCTACATAAG acAATTTTTGATGCACTATGCTTCTGGTGA
- the LOC139990166 gene encoding cytosolic carboxypeptidase-like protein 5 isoform X1: MANPGDSIICGGFSFYNNFDSANLAKVELVKVPETFEKDACETENKSCRSSNSEDATDYEFNLWTKHDCHGTQYQNNNRTWFYFGVKASTPGVYIKFNIINLNKQVKMFSQGMCPVFKVVPGHLHWERIRDKPTYTLDQKGSDFTLSFVYFAPENPKAITYFAFTYPFSYTDLQNYLRRVEARILKRSITSADDVYYHRECAIKSLEGRRMDLITISSFHNISTEREDRLNNMFPEKTEERPFKFWDKKVIFISARVHPGETPSSFVFNGFLNFLVNREDNIAINLRRLYVFKLIPMLNPDGVVRGHYRMDTRGINLNRVYLNPSLKDHPTIYAARNLIRYYHHTYQLPKEDEISNMCIGNGENTLTVIDSSCAIANIVRDTTTRLLQQVTLMSLDEKRKDQPEIFQECASPKTDLDDIPQGGGEGLCNKAEESNNTVELKSDKKTYTAIGIGQLPKEDSGLYLYIDLHGHASKKGVFMYGNYFDNAEDTIMCMLLPKLMSINNPNFHFTSCNFTERNMYIIDKRDGMSREGSGRVAVYKLTGLIRSYTLECNYNSGRLVNSIPSRIRDGVNKTVTHMFVPPKYTPAVFEAVGAALGPSILDLTNNNPNSRLPNSQYRSLRGVKSYLKLAYVNNVSSPNGKSLHKVNFDVNNESEFSAVNIRQCVLS; this comes from the exons ATGGCAAATCCAGGTGACTCTATTATATGTGGtggtttttcattttataataattttgattcaGCCAATTTAGCGAAAGTTGAACTAGTAAAAGTACCAGAGACTTTTGAAAAGG ATGCATGTGAAACAGAGAATAAATCATGTAGAAGCTCAAATTCAGAAGATGCTACAGATTATGAGTTTAACTTATGGACAAAACATGATTGTCATGGAACACAATATCAAAACAACAACAGAACATGGTTTTACTTTGGCGTTAAAGCTAGTACTCCAGgagtttatataaaattcaatataattaatttgaataaacaAGTTAAAATGTTCAGTCAAGGAATGTGTCCGGTTTTTAAAGTTGTACCTGGTCATCTGCATTGGGAAAGGATCCGGGATAAACCTACCTACact TTGGATCAAAAAGGAAGTGATTTTACATTGTCATTTGTTTACTTTGCTCCTGAAAATCCAAAAGCCATAACATATTTTGCATTCACTTATCCTTTTTCTTACACCGatctacaaaattatttaagaagaGTCGAAGCAAGAATATTAAAGAGAAGTATAACATCTGCAGATGATGTTTATTATCATAGAGAATGTGCAATAAAATCTTTAGAGGGACGGAGAATGGATCTAATAACAATAAGCTCATTTCATAACATATCAACGGAGAGAGAAGATAGACTGAATAATATGTTTCCTGAAAAAACTGAGGAAAGACCTTTTAAATTTTGGGAtaaaaaa gtaatttttattagtGCGAGAGTCCATCCAGGAGAAACACCATCTAGCTTTGTTTTTAATGGTTTCCTTAATTTTCTGGTAAATCGCGAGGATAACATTGCAATTAATCTTCGTCGTCTTTATGTGTTCAAATTGATACCAATGCTCAACCCTGATGGTGTAGTTAGAGGTCATTATCGAATGGATACTAGAGGAATAAATCTCAATAGAGTTTATCTCAATCCTTCTTTAAAAGATCATCCAACAATATATGCTGCAAGAAATTTGATAAG GTATTATCATCATACGTATCAGCTGCCAAAAGAGGACGAGATTTCAAATATGTGTATAGGAAACGGCGAAAATACGTTAACTGTTATTGATTCTTCTTgtgcaattgcaaatatagTACGCGATACAACGACGAGATTACTCCAGCAG GTAACACTTATGTCTTTAGACGAAAAGCGTAAAGATCAACCGGAAATTTTTCAGGAATGTGCATCACCAAAAACAGATTTGGATGACATACCTCAGG GTGGTGGAGAAGGCCTGTGTAATAAAGCAGAAGAAAGTAATAATACTGTAGAACTTAAATCTGATAAAAAGACTTATACAGCTATTGGTATAGGACAATTACCCAAAGAAGACTCtggattatatttatatattgatcTACATGGTCATGCTTCGAAAAAGGGTGTTTTCATGTATGGCAACTACTTTGATAACGCAGAGGACACAATAATGTGTATGCTCTTACCAAAATTGATGTCCATTAACAAtccaaattttcattttacttcGTGCAATTTTacagaaagaaatatgtatattat agaTAAGAGAGATGGTATGTCAAGGGAAGGATCGGGTCGAGTAGCTGTATATAAACTCACTGGACTGATACGTAGTTATACTCTTGAGTGTAACTATAATTCTGGACGTTTAGTAAATTCAATACCTTCAAGAATTCGTGATGGTGTGAACAAAACCGTAACACATATGTTTGTTCCACCAAAGTATACTCCAGCAGTTTTCGAAGCG GTTGGAGCAGCATTAGGTCCTTCAATTCTTGACCTAACAAATAATAATCCTAACAGTCGACTGCCAAATAGCCAATACCGTTCTTTAAGAGGTGTAAAgtcttatttaaaattagcATATGTGAACAATGTTTCCTCGCCAAACGGCAAATCTCTACATAAGGTAAATTTTGATGTAAATAATGAGAGTGAATTTTCAGCTGTTAATATACGACAGTGTGTACTCTCTTAA